One window of the Carassius auratus strain Wakin chromosome 20, ASM336829v1, whole genome shotgun sequence genome contains the following:
- the LOC113121119 gene encoding retinol dehydrogenase 14-like — protein MSAAVILAAVLGGGVFFVARRIFFRRKALKLLRFPAGLMRGKTVIVTGANSGIGRATAAELLKLQARVVMACRDRQRAEEAAQDIKNQAGPNQGEVVVKHLDLASLQSVRSFCEEIIREEPRIDVLINNAGLYQCPYSRTEEGYEMQLGVNHLGHFLLTNLLLDLLKQSTPSRIVVVSSKLYKYGSINFEDLNSEQNYNKSFCYSQSKLANLLFTRELARRLDGTGVTVNALTPGIVRTRLGRHVNIPLLIKPLFMLVSWMFFKSPLEGAQTPLYLACSPEVEGVSGKCFANCEEEQLLSKATDDHTAKRLWDLSESMVGLRG, from the exons ATGTCTGCTGCGGTCATTTTAGCCGCTGTCCTCGGCGGTGGGGTTTTCTTCGTTGCCCGGAGAATATTCTTCAGGCGGAAAGCGCTGAAATTGCTGCGTTTCCCCGCGGGTCTGATGCGCGGAAAGACTGTGATAGTGACCGGGGCGAACAGCGGCATCGGGAGGGCGACGGCCGCGGAGCTGCTGAAGCTGCAGGCCCGTGTGGTCATGGCCTGTCGGGACAGACAGAGGGCCGAGGAGGCGGCCCAGGACATCAAGAATCAAGCCGGTCCGAACCAGGGAGAGGTCGTGGTCAAACACCTGGACCTCGCGTCGCTCCAGTCTGTGCGCAGCTTCTGCGAGGAAATTATCAGG GAGGAGCCGAGGATTGATGTTCTTATCAACAACGCTGGTCTCTACCAGTGTCCCTACAGTAGGACAGAAGAGGGCTATGAAATGCAGTTGGGAGTGAACCACCTGGGTCACTTCCTTCTGACAAACCTTCTGCTGGACCTCCTGAAGCAGTCGACTCCCAGCCGTATCGTCGTGGTCTCCTCCAAGCTCTACAAGTATGGCAGCATCAACTTCGAGGACTTGAACAGCGAACAGAATTACAACAAATCTTTTTGCTACAGCCAGAGCAAGCTTGCCAACCTACTGTTTACTCGCGAGCTGGCCCGCAGGCTGGATGGTACTGGGGTAACTGTAAATGCCCTCACTCCTGGTATCGTAAGGACCAGATTGGGCAGGCACGTCAACATCCCCCTGCTGATTAAGCCTCTTTTCATGCTGGTCTCTTGGATGTTCTTCAAAAGCCCACTGGAGGGTGCTCAGACCCCACTGTACCTGGCTTGCTCGCCTGAAGTTGAGGGTGTGTCTGGAAAATGCTTTGCTAATTGCGAAGAAGAACAGTTGTTGTCTAAAGCCACCGATGACCATACTGCTAAACGGCTCTGGGACCTGAGTGAAAGCATGGTGGGGCTTAGGGGGTGA
- the LOC113121120 gene encoding cysteine-rich protein 2-like, producing the protein MASKCPKCDKTVYFAEKVTSLGKDWHKFCLKCERCNKTLNPGGHAEHDGKPYCHKPCYAALYGPKGVNIGGAGSYVYETPVSEDTVHDAMETKPKAEEKKATRGPVKAASFSSFSGQPNICPRCNKTVYFAEKVSSLGKDWHRPCLRCERCSKTLAPGSHAEHDGQPYCHKPCYAVLFGPKGVNTGGVGSYIYEDPNTESQS; encoded by the exons ATGGCATCAAAATGTCCCAAATGTGACAAAACGGTTTATTTTG CGGAAAAAGTAACCTCCCTGGGAAAAGACTGGCACAAATTCTGTCTGAAGTGTGAACGCTGTAACAAGACTCTGAATCCAGGAGGACATGCAGAG CATGATGGGAAGCCATACTGCCACAAGCCATGCTATGCTGCCCTCTATGGACCAAAAG GTGTCAATATCGGCGGAGCTGGATCATATGTCTATGAAACACCGGTGAGTGAAGACACTGTCCACGATGCAATGGAAACCAAGCCCAAGGCTGAAGAGAAAAAGGCTACTAGGGGCCCAGTGAAGG CTGCAAGCTTCAGTTCGTTTTCTGGTCAGCCGAACATCTGCCCAAGGTGCAACAAGACAGTGTACTTCG CTGAAAAGGTCAGCTCCCTGGGTAAAGACTGGCACAGGCCCTGTCTGCGCTGTGAGAGGTGCAGCAAGACTCTGGCTCCAGGCAGCCATGCAGAG CACGATGGCCAGCCGTACTGCCATAAACCCTGTTACGCTGTTCTCTTTGGGCCAAAAG GAGTGAACACTGGAGGTGTTGGCAGTTACATATACGAGGACCCAAATACTGAGAGCCAGTCCTAA